The Coprobacillus cateniformis DNA window TGATTGGTTATATCGTGCTCTAACATTCCTTGTTGTTTCTTGTCCTTGTGCTTTGGTCATTTCTATTCCATTAGGCTTATATGCTGGACTTGGTAAAGCAAGCAAAATGGGTGCTCTAATCAAAGGTGGGAATTATCTTGAATTATTAAAAGATGTTGATACTGTTGTTTTTGATAAAACTGGAACATTAACTCAAGGGCAATTTGATGTTGTTGAAGTGAATGGACAAGATGATTTATTGATGTATGGTGCATATGGAGAGTTTTATAGTAATCATCCAATTGCAAAAAGTATTGTTGCAAAATATGGTCAAAGTATTGATGAGAATCAAATTGATGATTTTAAAGAAATTGCAGGTAAAGGTATTGATGTTAAGATTCAAGGAAAACATGTATGTCTAGGAAATGAATCTTTCTTTGAGGATATGAATATTCAAGTGAAAGAGCCAAAAACTGTTGGTACAATCGTTTATGTTGCTATTGATGGACAATTTGCTGGTTCCATTGTTGTTGCAGATCAAATTAAAGAATCTACAATGAAAGGAATTCAGTTATTAAAAGAAGTTGGAATTAAAAATACTGTTATGCTAACTGGAGATCATCATAGGGTTGCGAATGATGTTGCACAGAAACTAGGAATTGATACAGTTTATAGTGAGCTGTTACCACAAGATAAAGTTCAACAGGTTGAAAAGTTATTGAAACAAGATGGTTATGTTGCCTTTGTAGGTGATGGTATCAATGATGCTCCTGTTTTAGCAAGGGCTGATATCGGGATTGCAATGGGTGGTGTTGGAAGTGATGCTGCTATTGAAGCGGCAGATGTTGTTTTAATGCAAGATAATATTGAAACAATTAAAGATGCAATTATCATTTCTCATAAGACAAATAAAGTCTTGAAGCAAAATGTTACTTTCACATTAGTTATTAAAATTGGTGTCTTGTTGTTAACGATGTTTGGTTGGTCAAATATGTGGATGGGTGTTTTTGCTGATGTTGGAGTTACATTAATTGCGATTCTTAATTCTATGAGAGTTTTAAAATAAATAATAGAGATAGTATCTCAATAATGAAATGAACCCAAATATCAGGTTGTTTAAACTTTGGGGGATTTCATAGAGATGCTATCTTTTTTTGATGTAAAATAAGAAATGCTGGTATTCATTAATGACTATTGATGCTTCAAGTGAAATAGTAGTTGTGGTAGATAATATGACTCAAGAAGGTATAAAAATTCTAAAAAATGATTCATCTATGACTTTATCAATGGTCTGATGATTAGAACAAATTAACTTTCAGCCAGAAAAAAGAGTCAGACTGGTTTATTTATCGTATGGTGGTTTGGTGGATCTTGTTGTCACTGAAACTCTTATTTGCTATGTAAGGAAAGATTAAATAAATAGTATAGTCTTCAATAAACAAGTGATTAGTGCTTGTTTGACAAAGATTATGTTTTTTTGATGATATTGAGTTAGAATATGATAACTTTTTAAGATTTAATGAATGTCTTGTGTTTTCATCGTTATAAAAATGCGTTATAATATAAATAATGGGGGATTGTTTATGACATTAGATGAAGTAAAACCAGGAATGACGGTTGTTATTGAAACAGTTGGTGGTAAAGGGCTATTACGCCGTCGTTTATTAGAAATGGGATTAACACCTAAAACAAAAATAAAGGTTCGTAAAGTGGCACCTATGGGTGATCCAATAGAAGTTTATTTACGAAGTTATGTTTTAACCTTAAGAAAAGATGATGCTTCCAAGATAGCAATCAAGGAGGTTAGTGATGAGTAGAAAAATAGCGTTAATAGGTAATCAAAATTGTGGAAAAACAACATTGTTTAATGCTTTAACAGGATCAAGTCAGCATGTTGGGAATTTTCCTGGCGTAACAGTTGAACAAAAAAAGGGTTTCATAAAAAAGCATAAAGAGCAATTTGAATTAATTGATTTGCCAGGTATTTATTCATTATCTCCATATACTTCTGAAGAAATTGTTTCCATTCAATTTCTATTAGATGAACATCCGGATTTAATTATTAATATTGTTGATGCAACAAATATGGAAAGAAATCTATATTTAACAATGCAATTAATGGAATTAAATATTCCTATGATTCTTGTTTTAAATATGATGGATGAAGTTGTGAGCAGTGGGAATTGTATAGATTTGGATGGCTTAAAAGAAAAACTGGGGATGAGTATTGTTCCTATCTCAGCTAGTAAAAATGAAGGTATTGAAGATGTTATTACTGAGATAGAAAGGAATATGGATCAGCCAGCTAGACATTTAGATTTATGTCATGGACCTGTTCATAAAGCGATTCATTCCATTTCACATATTGTTGAACAGAAGGTTAGAGCATTGCATCTTCCAGTACGTTATTGTGTGACAAAACTGATTGAAGGTGACAAAGAGATGTTTAAGACTCTACAATTATCTGAAAATGACTGTCATATTATTGAGCATATACTGGAAGGAATGGAAGAAGAGTCAGGAACTGATCGTGAAGCAGCATTGGTTGATATGCGTTATTCTTTCATTGAAGAGGTTTGTCAAGACTGTGTTTTTACAGAGTGTGAAACCAAAGAACAAATTCGTTCAGAGAAGATTGATTTGCTACTTACACATAAATACTTAGGAATACCAGTATTTATATTGATTATGTTATTCATTTTTTACTTTACATTCTATCTTATTGGTGCTCCTTTGCAGGATTTGATGGATAGTGGAATTACCATTGTTTCTGATTGGTTATTGGCATTTTTAGAAACGAACCATGTTGCTTACTGGTTACGCGCCTTAATTGGGGATGGTATTTTAGCAGGAGTGGGAAGTGTTTTGTCTTTTTTGCCTGTTATTGTTATTTTGTTTTTCTTTTTATCATTGCTAGAAGACAGTGGATATATGGCGAGAGTTGCTTTCGTTATGGATAAGGCTTTAAGGAAAATTGGCTTATCTGGCAGATCATTTGTTCCAATGCTGATAGGTTTTGGATGTAGTGTACCAGCTATAATGGCTACACGTACATTATCAAGTGATCGTGATCGTAAAATGACAATAGTATTAACACCATTTATGTCATGTAGTGCTAAATTGCCTATCTATGGAATGATTATAGCAGCATTTTTTCCAAGTAAAGCTGCTATAGTTATGATTACAATCTATTGTATTGGTATACTTGTTGCTGTTGTTTCAGCTTTGCTGTTGAAAAATACAATTTTTTTAGGAGAGCCTGTCCCATTTGTATTGGAATTACCAGCATATCGTATTCCAACTGCTAAAAATGTTATGCTAAATGTTTGGGATAAGGCAAAAGATTTTATTCGTAAAGCTTTTACAGTGATTTTTATAGCTTCTATTGTGATATGGTTCTTACAAAGTTTTAACTTCCAATTTGAAATGATAGAGGACAGCAGTCAAAGTATTTTAGCAGCAATTGGTACATTTGTTTCGCCTATATTTAAGCCACTTGGATTTAATGATTGGCGTGCCTCAACAGCATTAATGACTGGGATTACTGCAAAAGAATCTGTTGTTTCTACCTTAAGTGTTTTAACTGCAACAAATACAGCTACTTCTTTAAATAGTGCTTTGGCAGGAATATTTACTCCTATGAGTGCATTTGCATTCTTGGTATTTACTGTTTTGTATATGCCTTGTATTGCAGCATTTGCTGCTACAAAGAGAGAACTAGGTAGTTGGTTACAGGCTTTATTAACTGCTGGATTTCAAACTGGGATGGCATATTTAGTTGCTATGCTGATATATCAGATAGGAAATTTATTTCTATGAATAGAGTTGATATCATTGTTATTATAGTTTTATGTATATGTATTATTTTGGCTTATCGTATCATAAAAAAAGGACATTGCCATAATTGTTCAGATTGTCATAAGAATTGTGGAGGGAAGAAAGATGGAAGAGAATTTAAAGACTTTATTGAAAATCAAAGAGACAGAATTGATTAAATCTTTTGAGGCAAATAATATGACTTTAATGTTTGTGAAAAATCAAACAGAATTGGAGACTTATTTAAAAAGTATTTTAAAAGATGGTAAGAAAGTTGCTGTTGGTGGAAGTGTAACGCTGAATCAAATGGGTGTTGTTGATTTATTGCGTACGAGTGATGTCCATTTTATTGATCGATATGAAGAAGGATTGTCAAGAGATGTTATGGAAGATCGTTTTCGTGAGGCATTTTATGCTGATTTATTCATTACGAGTACAAACGCTTTAACTATGGATGGATGTTTGTATAATGTTGATGGAACAGGGAATCGTGTAGCAGCAATGATATTTGGACCAAAAGAGGTTATTGTGATTGCTGGATTGAATAAAATCTGTCAAGATGAAGCAGGTGCATTGTCACATATTAAAAATTGTAGTGCTCCAGCAAACGCTATTCGTTTAAATAAAAAAACACCTTGTGTAAAAACAGGCAGATGTATGGAATGCCATAGTCCAGAAAGAATTTGTAGCAGTTTTGTTAAATTAGGATATCAAGGGAAGGTTAATCGTATGAAAGTCATCATTGTTGAAGACTATTTAGGATATTAGGTGAATTTATGAAAAAACAAGCAGGATTGTTATTTCCGATATCAGTTTTGCCAGGACGTTATGGTGTTGGTGATTTTGGTCAACATGCTTATGAGCTGGTTGATAAGATGGCTAGCGCATCAATAACACTATGGCAGATTTTACCATTAAATCCATTAGGCTATGGAAATTCCCCATATCAGCCATTATCAACTCATGCTGGAGATGAAATTTATTTAAGTCTTGCTGGATTGGTAGAAGATAATTTATTATTGGCTGAAGAAGTGACATCTTTTCATACGCTTTATCATTTTGTGGATTATAAAGAAGTAAGACACGTTAAAGAGAAATTATATTTGAAAGCTTTTGAACGTTTTGAGGAAACTGATGAGTATCAACGTTTTGTAAAAGAAAATGATTGGGTACATCTTTATGCAGTTTTTAAAGTTTTTAAAGATCATAATCATCAAAAATCATGGGTTGAATGGGAAGACGAATATAAGTATTATTATCGTGATTTATCATTTTCTTTAACACCATTTTTAAAGGAAATTAATTATCAAATCTTCTTACAATATTATTTCTTTAAACAATGGAATGCATTAAAAAATTATGCAAATCAAAAAGGTATTTCAATTATTGGAGATATGCCAATTTATGTTGGTTTAGATTCAGTTGATGTTTGGGTGAATCAACAATGTTTTCTTTTGGAAGAAGATGGAAAGCCATCATTTGTAGCAGGAGTTCCACCAGATTATTTTAGTAAATTTGGTCAAAGATGGGGAAATCCACTTTATGATTGGGAGTATTTATCTAAACATCAGTTTGACTTTTGGGTTGAACGTATGAAAGCAGCTTCACAAATTTATGATACAGTACGGATTGATCATTTTAGAGCCTTTGATACGTATTGGAAAATTCCTGAAAGTGAATCAACAGCTATTATTGGTGATTGGATAGAAGCTCCTGGTTATCAATTGTTTGATACTTTGTTTAATAAGGTTCCAGAACTATCTATTCTCGCTGAAGATTTAGGCGAACTTCGTCATCAGGTTTATGATTTAAGAGATCATTATCATTTGAAAGGAATGTATGTTTTTCAGTTTCATTATTGTTATGATTTTGATTTTCATAAGGTTGTTGTTTACACTGGTACACACGATAATGATACACTTGTTGGCTGGTTAGATTCATTAGAAAAAGAAGACTATAAAAAAGTATCCACATATATTGCTAATTATGATGAGGTTCACGATTATCAAAAAATCATTCATTACTGTTTAGATTTAGAAGCAATGCATGTTATTGTTCCAGTATGGGATATGATGGGGTGTGATACATCAGCACGATTTAATGTACCTGGTAAGATAGGTTCGCCAAACTGGGAGTATCGTTTGTCATCCTTTGAACAATTTGATTCATATTTAGAAGATTATAAAAATATGATAGAAGTGAGTGGAAGAAAAGGGGTTTAATTATGAAACGTGCAGTGGTATTAGCTGGTGGCGGATCTAAAGGTGCTTATGAAGCTGGTTTCATGAAAGCACTTAGTGAGTTGGGTATTGATTACCAAATTGTGACAGGAACATCAATAGGGGCAATGAATGGATGTTTATTAGCTCAACAAGATTTAGAGGCTTTGGAAAAACTTTGGAACCATATAGATATTTCTCAAGTCTTTGCTGGTGGCTTTCAACCAGATTTTCAATTTGATTTAGATACTATGTTAAATCAATCTAACTTAATTATTTCTTTTTTTAAGAAATATATAAAAGAAAAAGGGGCTGATATTACACCATTAAAGGAACTTATTCGAAGTTTGTTAAAAGAAGAACAACTCTTATCATCACCAATTGATTTTGGCTTGTGTACAGTTCATTATCCATCATTAAAACCATTATTCATTACCAAAGAAGAAATGAACAAACAATATATATTTGATTATCTCATTGCAAGTGCATCATGTTTTCCAGTTTTTCCAATTCATTCAATTCAAAACGAAGACTTTATAGATGGTGGTTATTATGATAATGTTCCAATTGACCTCGCTTTTGATATGGGTGCTGATGAGATTATTGTTGTGGATATGAATAGTAAAGAAGCAACTCATAAACATTATGTCAATCGTCCTCATATCACATATACAATGCCTTATGTGGATTTAGGTGGATTCATGGACTTTAGTCGTGAAGCATTAGATAGAAATAAACGTTTGGGTTATCAAACAGCCATGAAATGTTTTGGTGATTACTTGGGGGTAAAATATACATTTCAGCAGTTTGAATCACCTTTGTTTCATGTTTTTTATAAAGATATTCTTTATTTAGAACGTTATATGCGTAAAATGTTTAGAAGTGATACAGGTGGTAATCTTGTTTATAGATTCATGGAGGCTCATAAGGATCAGCCTTTAAGTGAAAATGATTATTTATTTGTAGCTTTAGACTGGACATTAGAACTTGTAGGGCGTGATCCAAGTTATGTTTATCAGTTTGATTTGGTGGTTCAAGATTTGTTAAAGGATTTTGAAAAATACACAAATCCAGAATATCAAATGGTATCATTACGTTCAACAGATGAAATATCTAAAACATTAAAGAATATTAATAAGTTAGGTGTTGTAGGACGTTTGTTGCATGGTATGCTGTATCCTGCAGAAGAGAAGGTCGATGTTGAGAAATTTCTTACATTATTTTCTAAAGAAGTCATTATCGCTAGGCTTCTGTTTATGTTATATAATGAAAAAAGAGATGAGACTTCAGTTGAAAACTGAGTTCTTATCTCTTTTTATAATTAAATATATATGTTCTTTTTCGTTTTATCGTATATAATTTTAAGTCCTTTGAATGTTAAATCAACATCATAAATATCAATTTCATCAGTTTCGCTTGCAATAATACGTCCTAAACCACCTGTTGAAATGACTTTTAGGTTTTCTCCATATTCTTCTTTAATCGTTCTAATAATATATTCAGTTTGACCAATATATCCGAAAACAATTCCAGCCTGCATACTTTTAATTGTATTCTTAGCAATAATTTTATTAGGTTTTTGAATTTCGATTTCTGGCAATTTAGCAGCTTGTGAGGAAAGGGCATTTGTTGATATACCAATACCAGGAGCAGTTGCTCCCCCTATAAACTCACCCTTAGCAGTAACAACATCATAAGTTGTTGCTGTTCCAAAATCAATGACCAAACAAGGTCCACCATAAGTATAAAAGGCACCAGCTGCATCTACTAATCGATCGGCACCAAGTGTTGAAGGATTGTCAATGCGAATATCAATACCTGTTTTGACACCTGGACCAATAAATATAGGATTCTTATGAAGATATTTTTTAATACAGTTGGTAAAAGAATAGTTGATTTTTGGAACGACGCTACTAATAATAATATCCTCGATTTGTTCAACTTCAATTGAAGATGCATTTAAGAAAGATAATAACATGAATCCATATTCATCAGATGTTCTTTGAAACTTTGTTGTTAAACGATAATTACCAATTAACTGATCTCGGTCATAAACTCCCATTGTAATATTTGTATTACCAATATCGATAGCAACTAACATAATGATTCCTCCATCTTTTTTAATGTCATTAAAATTTCATAAGCAAGCTCATCCTTAGATAATAATCCATAATCTTTCATACTATCTTGAGTTATAAATGTTACAATATTTGTATCCCCTTGAAAGCCAGCACCATCTGTTTTTAAATGATTAGCAACAATCATATCACAATTCTTTTTCTTCAATTTATCCTGAGCATGTTCAATCAAGTCACTGGTTTCCATTGCAAAACCACATAGAATCTGCTGTGGTAATTTTTTTTGACCTAAATCAAATAAAATATCTTTATTTTTTATAAGTTCTAAAGTCATTTTATGATCATTTTTCTTGATTTTTTGATCTGCGATATTTTGGCTAGCATAATCTCCAACTGCGGCTGACATAATGATAAAATCTTGTTGTTTTGAAATCTCATGAATAGCCTGATACATATCATCCGCACTCACAACGTTTATGCAATTGATGCCATATGGTTTTTTGAGATAAGTAGGGCCACTGACAAGTGTAACATCTGCTCCTAAACAAAAGGCTGCTTTAGCGATGGCATACCCCATCTTGCCACTTGAATGATTTGTAATATAACGAACGGGGTCAATACTTTCTTGTGTAGGTCCAGCACTCACTAAAATCTTTTTACCTGTTAATGTTTTTTTAGACAAGGCATAATGTATCATTTCCATAATATCTTCTTGATCAGCCAGTTTTCCACGTCCTATATCGCCACATGCTAATAAACCACAAGTAGGTTCTACAAACAATACACCAGTCTCTTTTAAAGATTGCATATTTTTTTGAGTTATAGGATTTTCAAACATGTGAACATTCATAGCAGGCGCAATCAATTTTGGACAAGTTGCTGCTAAGAAAGCACTTGTTAACATGTTATCTGCCATCCCATAAGCTAATTTGGCAATCGTATGTGCACTTGCTGGAACGACTATAAATAAATCAGCATCTTTGACAATATCAACATGTGTAATGATAGCAGGATTCTCATCATCAAAAGTATCAATATAAACTTTTCTTTTTGTAAGTGATTGAATACAAACTGGTGTGATAAATTTTGCAGCACTCTCACTCATCATGACTTCAATATGATAATCTTTTTTTGTTAAATCACTAATCAATTGGATAGCTTTATATGCTGCAATACTTCCAGTTATTCCAACAATAATCTTTTTAGACATACAATAAACCTCATTTCTTTATTTTAATTTTATTAATATACGTGAGACCATAACTGCAATCATGGTTCCAACAATAGCTTCTAATAAGCCACTTGTTGTTATAATACCAATAAGGTAAGGGAATAAAGCACTTAAATCTTTACCAATAGCACTCGCATATTGAGAACCAAAGATAAAATAAATACCACCTAATACCAAAACTGTATTTGTCATAGCACCTAAAAAAGAACCAACAATCATTGCCATGAATTCATTTTTATCTTTTAACTTTTCAAAAAGAAGACCAGCAATATATCCGATAAGAACTCTTGGCACAATTGCAATGAATGCACTCATCAAAGATTTACTGATAAAAGGTGAAAAGACAAAAGAAGTCAAGGTTGGTTGAATAGTATTGATAACTAAACTAGAGATACCAAATACTAGTCCTATGCCTGCTCCCTGTTTTTTTCCAAGAACAATTCCTGCGATAATAACAGGAATATGCAATGTTGTTGCACGTAAAGGTCCAATTGGAATGAAACCAAGAAAAGGCACCATAACCATGAGAATTTCTATCGCTATAAATAGCGACATGAACGAAAGGTTCTTTGTTTTTTGTTTATTCATTTTTCTCCTCCACTGTCGTTTCTTTTGAATACGACGCTTCCTTAAATTTGTCAAAAGAATATATAAGTTAATGCTTATAAAAGTCACTACTTGAGTTATATTTCCTTTAACAAAGCCATTATACACTACTTATAACGAAAAAACAATTTTCCTACTCATTTTATGTTCCATATTTTGACAATCAAAATGAAATAAGGGAGTGGTCTTTTTTTAAATCACTGACATATGTTAAATATGGATATGATCATATTAGTATAGAGATTGCTTTTTAAAATAATTATGTTGGATATGATTGTATTTATAAAAAAGCATATCAAAAATATTAAATAATATAATTATTTAATAGTAATAATTACTATTATTAAAAAAGTTCTTGATTTTGCCAATTTTTGTAGTATAATAAAGACAGATGAAAAAATGAAGGAGGAAATTTAATTATGGCTAAATGGGTATGTAAAGTATGTGGGTATGTACATGAAGGAGATACACCTCCAGAAGTATGTCCAATTTGTAAAGTTTCAGCTGATAAATTTGAAAAAGTAGAAGAAGAAAAAAATTCAAAATATGCAGGTACAAAAACAGAAAAGAATTTAATGGAAGCATTTGCTGGTGAATCACAAGCAAGAAACAAATATACGTATTTCGCAGAAATGGCAAGAAAAGAAGGTTTAGAACAAATCGCTGCTATTTTTGATGAAACTGCAGATCAAGAAAAACAACATGCAAAAATGTGGTTCTCTGAATTTCATGGTATTGGAGCGACTGATGAAAACTTAGTTGCTGCAGCTGCTGGTGAAAATGAAGAATGGACAGATATGTATGCAAGAATGGCTAAGGAAGCAAGAGAAGAAGGATTTGAAGAATTAGCAATTAAATTTGAAAACGTTGGTAAAGTGGAAAGATCACATGAAGCACGTTATTTAAAATTATTGGATTCATATAAGAATGGTAAAACATTCAAAGGAGATGCACCAAAGGGATGGAAGTGTAGACAATGTGGATTTATCTACGAAGGTGAAGAAGCGCCAGAAAGATGTCCAACTTGTGGTTATCCAAAAGCATTTTTTGAAAGAATGACTGAAAACTATTAATTAGTATGTGGTGATGAGATTTTCTCATCACTTTTTCTTTTTCTTAATGGGTTCACATTTTATGAGATTTATTGTAGAATAAAAAGGCATGAAAAAAGGAGAGGTTTTATGGCTAGAGAGAAATTTTCATCGCGTTTTGGCTTTATTTTGATTTCAGCTGGGTGTGCGATTGGATTAGGAAATGTATGGCGATTTCCTTATGTGGTAGGGCAATATGGTGGTGCTCTGTTTGTTTTAATTTATTTGTTGTTTTTAATTCTATTAGGAGCACCAATCATGACAATGGAATTTGCGGTTGGAAGAGCAAGTCAAAAAAGTGCCGTTTCTGCTTTAACAACTTTAAAGCCAGGGCAGAAAATCTGGAAAGGTGTTGGCTATTTTCAGGCAGCTGGAAATTATATGCTGATGATGTTTTATACAACAGTTGGTGGCTGGATGCTTGCTTATTTCTTGAAGATGATCAAGGGAGAATTTAATGGTATAACACCAACTCAAGTGGGAGATATCTTTAATCAATCTTTACAAGATCCATTTATGCAGGTTTTTTGGATGATTGTTGTTGTTGCATTAGGATTTGGTGTTTGTTCATTAGGACTACAAAATGGTGTTGAAAAGATGACAAAGATTATGATGTCATCATTATTTGTCATTATTTTGATTTTGGTTGTTCGTGCTATCACTTTACCTGGTGGCGGTGAAGGTTTAGCTTTCTATTTAATTCCTAATTTAGATTCTATTGCTAGATATGGAGTCTTGGAGGTTATATTTGCAGCTATGGGACAGGCATTCTTCACCTTGAGTTTAGGGATTGGAGCTATTGCTATATTTGGAAGTTACATAGGCAAAGAACGTCGTTTATTAGGCGAAACAATGAGTGTTTGTACATTAGATACACTTGTTGCTTTGATGTCAGGTTTAATTATTTTTCCAGCCTGTTTTGCTTTTGGTGTAAATCCTGAAAGTGGACCTGGTCTTGTCTTTATTACTTTACCTAGTATTTTTAATGAAATGTGGATGGGACAGCTTTGGGGAAGTTTATTTTTTGTTTTTATGAGTTTTGCAGC harbors:
- a CDS encoding sodium-dependent transporter, coding for MAREKFSSRFGFILISAGCAIGLGNVWRFPYVVGQYGGALFVLIYLLFLILLGAPIMTMEFAVGRASQKSAVSALTTLKPGQKIWKGVGYFQAAGNYMLMMFYTTVGGWMLAYFLKMIKGEFNGITPTQVGDIFNQSLQDPFMQVFWMIVVVALGFGVCSLGLQNGVEKMTKIMMSSLFVIILILVVRAITLPGGGEGLAFYLIPNLDSIARYGVLEVIFAAMGQAFFTLSLGIGAIAIFGSYIGKERRLLGETMSVCTLDTLVALMSGLIIFPACFAFGVNPESGPGLVFITLPSIFNEMWMGQLWGSLFFVFMSFAAMSTIIAVFENIISFGIDLFGWTRKKSVFVNLVLILFLSLPCALGFNVLSGFHPFGAGTYIQDLEDFFVTYNFLPLGSLAYLIFCTSRYGWGFENFLEEANTGQGIHFPKWTKVYLKYILPCIIIFIFIQGYWTFFMK